CTGCGGCTTAATTAACAGGTTATTTAATTCccttctttctttctatttttttaatatttctttcccaacttttataataatttaattcaaaatatccATGGCCAAGAGATCATAACAGTTAATAATCTTTTGCCATAGCCTGAGGGATGTTTAAATTATTATGGGAACCAAAAAACTTCATAGCATCGAGCAGAATTCAAATCTGTCCCACAGTGGAAGTAGTGTTAGTAATATTAAACGAAAAAAGGGTGAAACGGCTCGTTACATTAAAGAACATCAACTATTTTTTACGACCCCCCTACTAGTTAACACGAGGCAAACAGCATTCAAACCCAATTTGCGCAAGCAGAGAAGAATGTTTTCAAGGGCTGTTCCTGCGTTACGATAGGTGCTAATTGGatggaaaatataattttcatatgAAAAGGTACAGCTACATTTGGTGAcgtgtttctttttctagaaaattttcaaCACCATGGAGTAACTCTTGCACGGCAGCAGGTCACGCCCTTATTAGTTTTCACGAGTTTTGAATCTCAAGATCAAAGTCAATGGCAATTCACATGTTTAACCGTTGACACTTTTGATGATATTCTTCTTTAACCAACGTTCTTCATGCATTCGCTTCAGGTCGATACTATGAGGTAAAGGCGTTTTTTTCGGCACCCACCTTGTTCTTGACGTGTAAAACGCCTACTTTGCATTTCTTACTTAAAATAGTCATCCTCCTCCAGTCCTATCCCTATGATATAAATTCACGGGTGCTAACCAACACCGCAAACCCAGCTTAAACAAATCATTTGTACTGTTGTGCACATATTCCAATCGAAAATGAAGTACGTTATGTTCCTTAACACTGGACACGACTGCGATGCGGCCGAAAGACTCGAAGATTATTTACAGGGCAGATTAAGAAATATAGCTGACTTAAGAAGTATCGCGGGCATTTTAGCACAGAAACGGAATCTTTCTTGGGCACTTCGCAGCAGTGACTGCGTCGTGTTGTTCGGAACAAGCCAGGCGTCCTCACTCATCAAAGACCAGAAGCAAGAAACTGAAGATGGTTTCATTACGTTTGACGGCAAAGTTATACTCGACGCGTTCACAGGAAACAAAGAACTTGTGGATAAACTGATAATCGTATACCCGGCGGAAAGGAGGGAAAATGATTGGATTCCCGATGGttttgatgaaaagagaatATTTAATCTGAAAGGTGAAAAAATCCAAGCAGGTCCTTTGCTATACCAGCTCGAATATTCCATAAGACGGACTTTAGGACAGCCTTCAATAGATATGTGATGTAAAAGTTGGTTGCTTAAATAATTATCTACCCATGTAATCTTGCCCTCACCTACCAATCAGTTAACTATATACGTAATGACTTGGGTGTGTGTTATGGAAATCAGTTCAAGCCGAAAGAAAGACAGtggatgaaataaaaaatagtaaaaaaaaattgaagtgcGTCGAAAATGTTAATGGCTATACGGTGGATAACTAATTACTTTTTCTAAGCATGTAAGGATTCATTTCAAAATGCTAATAATCTACTGCACAATTAGAAATTGTTTACAGATAGGACTTTAACTTGTCAAAAGATATAAGCATAACACATGCCATTAACAGGAGTTAATAAAAGTCACCTATGAAATCATATGCTGTGGCATTCGTTCACTATTCGTTCCGCGTAAACGTTTCCCAAATAAAGTATACcaattttaaatctaaaaatcTGCGCAATGGATAAGTGGTGattgaataagaaaaaacatttaacaaagaTTTGTGTACGGCCCCATACCTCACGGTGGATACAGTttcttgataaagaaaaaatggcGAAATACTTTACTAATATGGACATACACGGAAATCTTTAAAACATTTGTAACAACATTACATGGTGTAAGGTATTCATTGACATAGAACACGAGTGGCCTATAAGTGCAAATGGACTTTGCCATTGAATTATTTGCAATGATGAGCTGACTAAGTAAAATGTCTTGACAACAACCTCGCCTTTCAGATGGGCAAATGAACATGAACATGACGAAAGGCCTGGTGGTGCTTATCTTGTTTATATTTACCATTCACTACGTGATACCCATTAAGTTTTTATCTCCTTTCATCACCACAACTGTGTCAGAGTGGTGTTTACAGTAGTTTTCTCGAACTGTTTGTCATCATAACCGCTTTCTTTGTTGCCTGATAAGAAATTCGGCCTgaacttctttcttttctcgttAGTGGCGTACAAACTACAAGTGAATACAAATTCCAAAGAAAGCGGAAGTAATATATCCCTCGTTGAGTCGTCAAGAACACCAACAAATCCGTTTATTCTCGTCCTGGCCTCATctgtttgaacatttttctcataATGTCCCTGGAGAGAGAAACTCACAATATAGAAAACTGCTGACGCACAAAAAAATGGAAGAGTGGGGTGGGATAAGTAAGCTTACCCTATGATTACCCTTTATCTGATTGGTCACTGTCAAGACTTCAGTTTTGGCTTCAAAGAATTCGATCAAAATGCGCTCAGTGTAGTGGATGGGGCTAATAAAGAAGCTGATAGTGAAAAAGGGAGGCAATGAAGGCATTATTGCTACCTTATCTCTATAAGTGTCTGTTCCACCGACTCCCAAGAATTGCGATCTTCACTAAATTCAAGAAGTTCTAAAAACAAACCAAGATAACATTTCAGAACACAAAGAACGTTATACCTGTTAAGCATGAGAAAGCAAAGTATATTTTCCCATTTTAGCTTAATAGGTAGGTCTCCTTCAGCTCCTCACCATCAGAAAGGTAGAAATAagaaacaatataaaaaaaaacaacaacaacaattttctCATAGCGCTGTAGATAACAATGCAGCTGGAAGCAGTCCTCGCAAAATACTTCACTCCTACCTTGCACGAGTTTCATTTCACTGATCCAATCTCCCTCTTTGTAATATTTCACCCGCAGGTTCTGCATAAGAAAATAAAGATGTAAAACGAGGAATGCAGATATTCacaacctcctccttcccctGTCGGTTCTTTATCTCCTTCCTAGACGCCACTTTACTAGTGGCTCAATGAAGACCATGCCGTTTTGGAAGCTCAAATTTCCTTGATTCAAATAATTCTCattgtaattttgaaatgtaaatattgAGAATTTCTCGGTCAACCGAACCAAATAGTTTTGATCTTAAAACTGCCAACTAACACTGGCATTGTTCCTTAAACAAACCAATTAGCAAAATCCCTGCTAGAAACTCTTTTTCAGAATAAAACAAAGCTTCATGAAGGAGAGATCAATACACACCTAAAGTGGTGGTCTTCAGTGGAGTAACGGAGAGATAAAGCTTTTGCACCACAGAAGGAGAGGAAGATGACAACGAAAACAGTCATAGATTTGGTGACATCGTGTAAAATGATTTTCGCCAAGGTTTTAGTGTATAACCCTGTAGTCCTGGAAAAGATGCGAGGGTGGTTAGACGTTTTGAAAACGCAAATTTAAATCAATCaacagaaaggagaaaaaaaaaacaaaaagcaatttaaaattctgagaaactgaaagaaacgTGTCAAATAGTATCTGTAAATGCTCAATCGTGGGCGAATCATTGGACCTTCGCGCATGTCACAGTTACGCTGAGTTTGCTTCCAATTTGCTTTTGGACTGTAAATAATGTTAAAGGACTGCGAAGATATGAAAATCGCATAAGTGACCTAcggattaataaatgaatacgAAAGTAATCTTCACCGGTAAAAAGCACTACTGCTAATTTCCATTATTGCTTAAGTAGAGTTCACTATTGCGATTACTCTCGTATTCATTTAGTATATAAGTAACATTATTGACTACTAAAGTGGCAAGACATTTCATCAAAGTGCCGCGCGAACTATTggactttcaaaagaaaagctcTCAAAactggattaaaattttctcagttttcacTATGAGAATCTAAAATCGGCAGAACCGACGCCTAGGCTTTAAGTCTTAAATCTGTGTTAGATTTATAAATTGACTCATTACCAATGTAAGCAACTTATTCCAAAGTGTTATCTCCGTAGTCTTTACTTTTACGACGGTTACAACGGGTGCGAAGGTTACCTTGTCACGCAGGAAAACTTAAATATCCTCAAGAAGTTGAAAAGGAAGGCTAAGGAAGCCACCCTCCACTGTAACTTGCTGTGAGTGTACCGTAAAGGTATTATGCACAGGATCAGCAGCAGGCCTAACCAGTCAAACAGGGTCATCCAATCTGTGAAGTACGTGCTCCCATCTCTgataaaaatcagacaaaataaagtttgttcTTGTGTATTCATATATGTTACTCTCTTAATAATAACGCGATTAATTCAGtggcctttttttctttttcaggtgtgATCAATCAGGGCTGCTAGGCTCCGTCCTCAACCAGCGCTCCCTTCCCTTCCTCAACCCAGGCCGTTCCCTATTGCGTTTATCCTATCATCAGACTTTCTGGACTCTTAAAATATTACTGCCGTAAACGGAGAGTCGAGCAGTAGAGGAATTTATGTTGACTAGTTTTCTTGTCCTTCAGAGTTAAATTCATAAGTATCATTGGATTTCCAACATGGAAAACAGTTGACAAATGTACAAATTATGAGAACAATGGCCGAACTGCATCATGTGGCAGGCCTGGTCAGATGGCATAACAATATATTTTACGAAACGTATACGGAGAACAAGAATCATACACAAACACAAAGACACAAAGAGGGAAATTCTATCTTGTCACTGTGAGTTTTCTTTGAACGCTTAGAAATGCTAAAATGTGACATCGAAACTGATCTACAATTGCATGGTTTTATCATCTTAAATCTGTTTGAAGCCAAAATGAACCACTTTGCAAAAACAGGACGTATTTAAACAAGATTTAAATTCCGTTTTCACCAAGGGGCAATGATTCCCAATGTAAATTGAGCTTTCACTTGTGAGGCGCTGGTCTGATTAAGAACAAGTGTCACTTACACTCTCATCTGATTGAATTCCTCACAGATATAAAAGACAGCCATAGCAAGAGTGACAACCTCAGAAAATCCACGCAAGAAATCCGTCACACCCCTGTACTGAGTTGGATCCGTTCTTGTTGAGCCATGTATCAGAGAATACGACAAGAAGAGCAAGAAGATGACATAGAATGCCGCTTGAAGGCTGTGGAAAGCAAGCAAGGTTAAATTCGTACATAATTATGTTGACTGTATCATCCTGATGAAAGTTTCAAGTGGTGAAGCCTTTTCAATTCTCTTTTATATTTACTACTCCTCGAGATAAAAATTGCCTCTTGATGTTTTTGTTCTAAAGATTAAACCTCATAAATTTAAACAAGTAATttattcataataatttttttatagaagCTAATTGACCCCAGCTCTTAATCTCTCTGAGAGAAAGTAATCAACAACTCAGATGGTTTGCAATGGGATACCAGCTTTTCCCCCTTTAAGAACATTCTCTGGTCTGCCTTGACCTGTAAGTTATATTACTTTAACCCCATAAAATCATCAAACAAATTTACCAGAGAAATACAAATCCATAActgttccattttgttttaatcaacatCCTGACCACAGGATGCTGCAAAGCCTCCTGAAATTGAgagtaagaaatatttttaataaaaatatgttaCAGTGCAAGCTAGTACAAGTTGTCTAATTTTCTTAGCTATTTTAACTATTGAACTGTTAGAGTCTGACAAGCAGTTTGAAACAGACTGCGACAGCCCCCCTTTTATAATAAATCCAAGAATATAGAGAAATATGGTTAATACCTTTGTCATCAGTTTGTTACCCTACCATATTTTTGGTCTTTGCAATCAGGTGTAAGCATGATTTGTCCTTGAGGCTAAAGTTCTTGTTATTGATCTGTTTATCTTCCACTGACTCTATAATCTTTGGAGGTCTTCCTCCTTCACCACCATCTAAAATgtgataataaaaatgatagctCAAGGGATCATCAGTAATTGTACTCCAGGCTCCTTCAATtccttcttcctcttcatctgTGTCATAGGTGTCTTTGCGTTGTGGTAGATAAGGCCAATGGGGAATCACCATTTGGTCCAATAAAGCCACTACTGTTTTCTTAAAACgtgatgataaacaatcatcTTTTGTATCAATATGAACCAGACGAGAAGGTTCTATTGATTCTCTATGTTCTGTGTGTAAGGACATCAAGATAGTAGCTTCAAGGTCATGGAGATAATAATGAATGCACTTCAATTCAGCACACatcttcttaaccctttaagccccAATATCAACATGTATATTCTCGTCACTGTTTCTCcatatgtttcttattttactgattgag
This is a stretch of genomic DNA from Pocillopora verrucosa isolate sample1 chromosome 12, ASM3666991v2, whole genome shotgun sequence. It encodes these proteins:
- the LOC131785380 gene encoding transient receptor potential cation channel subfamily V member 4-like → MLIKTKWNSYGFVFLCLQAAFYVIFLLFLSYSLIHGSTRTDPTQYRGVTDFLRGFSEVVTLAMAVFYICEEFNQMRVDGSTYFTDWMTLFDWLGLLLILCIIPLRYTHSKLQWRVASLAFLFNFLRIFKFSCVTRTTGLYTKTLAKIILHDVTKSMTVFVVIFLSFCGAKALSLRYSTEDHHFRCVLISPS